ATATGAAAACTAGGAAACAGCTACATGGGGTCACTGACAGTTGTGATTCAGAGTGTGTTTTTCAGGTGTTAAAAATGTTCAGCTTGCCAGGTGAGAATAATAAACTGATGCTGCACTTGTACCATACACGAGCAAAGACCTGTAGCACTCCAGTGGTCTTCTGTTTTGGCCATTCCAATAATTCAGGTGCCTTCAGGTTGCAGAATCTACTGTCTTTCTGGAACAGCAACACCAGCAGTGAGCTTGCTGATATTTCAGGGAATGCTTGTTggtgtttttccctttgaattCAACTTTCTGTGTCTATCCCCAAGTTGTTGAATTTCTTTACTAAAAGCTGAGGCActcattctctttctgttttccgCCCCAGGAAGGTGCAATGGATTTACTGAAGGAACTGAAAAGCATGCCTATGACTTTGGATTTACTGCAGGTGAGTTGCACAGTTATGGTAAAAAGCTGAAGTCTGCATCTGGATGAGTTCAAAATGTTATCTAAAAAACCTTAATAGATTTCCTGACACTTCTTCCCTCATGCAAAGCgtcaaaataaacattaaatcaaataaaatagtGCTGAAGTTGGGTTTTGGACTGGCAATTAAACAGCTCTGGGTCACCATGTGTGTAACTGCTCAAATCTTGTTTTTAGGCTGCAAAAAGAGGAAAGACTGGGTTAAAATAGCAAACACAGAGGGCAGCTGTAGGGGAAGTTCTTTGTAATGGTGATGTTCAGGACACTGGGGAGGAGTGAGCAGAATTACAATTTGGAGGTTGTGATGCATCTTGAAGTTTTTCACTCTAAGCTTGAATGTCACTTTTAAGTGTGTAGGGAGGGGATTTGTGGGTGATTGGATGTGTCTTCTGTTCAGTTGTGGAAGCTGGAGAGTGTCATCTCTCTCTTCCAAAGTTGTAAGGGTCAGAGAATCGTTCTGCAAGCCCTTGGATACTCCCATCCTGGTCATGGCTTGGACTTTGTCGTGGTTATTTGGGATTTCAGTGAGTAACTAATAATGAATCTGTTCTGGAGTGATTCACTGGGGTGTTCCTTTGCAGTCCACCCGCATTGGGATGTCAGTGAATGCACTGAGGAAGCAGAGCACAGATGAAGAAGTGATATCACTTGCCAAATCCCTCATCAAATCTTGGAAGAAACTTCTAGGTAAGGAAATCAGTGTGTTCCTGTCAGATTCAGCTTGTGAAGAAGCTGGCTTCAGTGGGAGGCTGAGTTTTTTGGGAGAGCTTATCTCTTGATCTGAGTAAAACATTCTAGCAGATCAGCCTTTACAATTCCACCCTCTGTCTTTCGAGTTTTGTGTCCTGTCATGCATCCCCCTAGATTTAGCTCCTGTTTAGCCAGCTCATCCTTGGAAGAGCACTGAAAGCTTCAGGACTATTAACTTGTACCTCATCACATAATAATTAGTGATGTTATTTGTAGAAACAATATCTGTGCTCTGAACCCTCTGCTCCCACTTGTGCTCTGTGTGGCATTAACACCGTGTGTGCTGTCAGCCTCGTGCAACAGCTCGGGAAGTGCTGGAATGCATTTTGGGTGGTGAGTTGGAGAAGGATCTTAATTCACCACCTTGTAGATAAACTCACATGGACTGTTTCCAGCTGGAGAGGCTTTCCTGGTTATGGGCTCCCATTTCTTGCTAGGCTGGATGAGCGCTAAAAGGGCTCTTTTCCTGTCCTGCCTGGATTGTCACCTCCTCATTAGATTGGGTGTGTCATTGGCTAGGCTCAGACAGTTTACCTCTGGGTCAGACTTGTTCTACAGTGTCATGAAAGTCCTGTTCAGGGTTGTGCTGTTGACTTTCAGCAGCACTTGGGAATCAGAAAAAGCTGTACTCCCACAAGGACCAGCCTGTACTGGCCCTTCAGCTGGTGTTGgctgaaaattctgcttttagtGGTGCTTGAGAGAACTTGATCTAatccctgctcagcagcctCTGAAAGAAACTTTTGTGATGAGGCATGTCTTGTGAGAAGCTTATCTCCCAGGCAGGGAAGGTGATTGCTCTCTAGTTTGGTGAGGAAAGCTTTTGTTTGAATCAGCTTCTACTTGGAGGCAAGGAGAAGGTCTGTTGGAAAGCTTGAAAGCCATAAAGGCATTTTCTCCTGATTCTTTTTGGGAGAATAATGACTTGCTTTAGGCCAACAGTGGGTAGTGTGACAACATTGAGGAATATAGGCAGGGCTGTAGCATAAAAACCAGTTCTGAACTGATTCCTCTTTTGAACATAGAtgcttctgaggaaaaaaatgaggagaaaaagaaaagcctgtcCTTGCCAACATCTTCCTCCAAGGAGACTGGTAACTCAAGAGACCAAAGGTAATACTTCCCTTTTACCAAAGATGACACTGTTAgagaatttaaattttcctaAGGCACcttactttaatttttaagtgtctGAGTCAGGAATTTTGGGTAGTCAAATTCCTGGTCAGAGACACTGGAAGTGTTTCTTCTTCAAGGTTGATCTGTGTGGTGTTATTAATTAACTGTAATGCAGAAATACACATCTAAGAAATACAGTGGCTTTAgtgagtttttaaattttattcatattttatttcatttttttactcttggttatgtgttgtttttttctggtagtAGAACATGCCTCTGTTCTTTTTTATGTtgcatttttatgcatttttgttcatttctaaCTTTGAACACCTTAGAATGAAGATTATTTTTGGCCTTTGCAGTATCAAGTGATGGATGGGATTGATTGATACATTACTAAAGTAAAACTTCCATTTCTTTGTCCTTGACAAATCCCAGCAGAAGTCCCCTTTTCCCTGTGGTTGATGTCCCCCAGCTGGCAGGTCAGCTGCATGCTTGCTCCTTGCCATGCCTTCAGTGCTGCATCCTGTTTCCACTGCCTGTGACTGCAGCTGTTGAGTGCAGATAGTGATcaaaggggagggggaaaaatgggatttaaagCTTTATTATAGAGACTTCTCTCAGCCTTAGATCCCAAGAGGGTGTGTGCTTCCTAGATTTGGCTCTTAAGTGATGTAGCCAATTTCCCAAGTTTGACAGAAGATTTAGAGTATTCAGGCTGTAGTCCTGCTGGCTTGcaggattttctgtgtttgtagcCTTTGTTGGTCACTTTCTTGtcacttctttatttttgctcaGCTCTCTCAAGGCTTGGCACTTCAGGGTGAGCCTTTGCAGCTCgacacagagctgctgatggAGAGAAGGCTGCTGATGCTGAGCTCCATGACTTTAAATGATCAGTATCTTTGGTTATCTCGCTTccataaaatgggaaaaagaattGGCTAAATATTGCAATGAAAGGACTTGGGAGACTTCACAGCCAGGATGGAGTTCAGTGATGCAGTGCAGAATGGGAGCTAGGGCTGTCCAGATCTAAGTATATCTGTGTGGGATTTCACTCAGAAGACGATCTTGGCTCTAGGCACAGAGGCAAAACCCCTCCTTGCTGCCTTCTTGCTTTGTCACTTATGGGGTATGTGGAGTGGAGCTGTCTGGCTTGTGCTGCTGATGTTCCCTTGTGCCTCAGTGTGCTGCAGATACTGcagttttgtggggttttttaatccttGATGCTTTTTACGTGTATTCAGCCTCCATCTTCTGACTAGCAAAGCATCCCCTTGGCTGTGAAGGATGAACAGAAGCCAGTGGATTAGTGTAGCCTAGACCAGGAGCAGGGGCCAGCTCCTGGTGTCAGTCTGTTGAGCCAGGCTCTCTTCCAGAGACAGGAATGCTTTTTATCCAGTCCTGCAAAATGAACTACTaatctgcctttaaaaaaataataatttattagaAGAGAAGAATCTCTGTTCTTTGAAGCAGAGGCTGCAGTGGAGTTAGACTGGTTGCTCAGTGTGTGATACCTGGTTCAGATGAGGCTGCTGTAAAGACACCAAAGAGATCAGTTTGTATTCAGGTATTTCAGCCTCTTAGCCTGATAGATTTTGGCTACGCCTTCCATTTTGGTCAGGGAGAAATATTTGACTAAGTCTTGGCCTGAAACTCGTCTTACTTTATGGAGCACAGATGTAGCAATCCCTGTCTAGTGACTGGAGCTATCAGTGCAAGACCTGAAGGCTCTGAGCCAGCCAGCGTGGAGCTGGCACCTGTGAATTTAGATGCTGCGTTACTCTAATCCAAAGCATATTCTGTTGTTCTGTAGAATTTCAGACCCATAGTGTAGTACATTTTCATGGGCTGTGTCTAATGTTTCTGTCTCTGGCAGCatgaggtttttcttttccaggattCTCTAAACTGCCTTTATTAGGAGGTTTTGGATCTGTGACCTGAATTTAGCTCTTCTGTGGGATTTTCTTCCAGTGCAGCCCTGAGTTCTGCTTGCAGTCCCTGACTGCTGCTTTGCTACCATTTTGTTCCAGCATAGCCTTGTTTTATGTATAAACTTTTGCTGCCTGGATAGATTTACAAGCTCTTTCTCCTGTTCAACAGGAACAGTGTGAACCACAAGGATTTCCTGAAATAAGTCTTCTAGGTGTGTTTGAGCTCTATTTCCCAACTATTCTATTTATAAACTAACCTCTAAAccttaataaataattttctgtctttggaaTGGCTGAGAAGTCTGTTTCATCTAATTCTTGAGGGATCAGCTCTCATCTCAGGGCGTGGATgatgtctgtgtgtgcaggcaCATGTATCTTTCCTCATCAGCTAACAGAAATGGGACTACCATGCATCTTGTTGAGCTTTTTTCCACCCCCAAGGAATAAACATCTAAATATTTGAGTCGATAGCATTTGCAGATAGAACCATCCTGAAAATCAAGTATTACCTCTGCAAATACAGGTTTGAAGACCTGTGTTTAAGGAGTCATTGTAGTGAAGGTCAGGGTTCTGAGTTCACACTGAGGTCACTGAGTTCACACTCACGGTTTTGCTCTGGGAGACCTTTGTTTGTTGCTTGCAAAATGACACAAAACTTAACTCTGGAAGAGTTCTCAGGGAAacttctcctgcagccccttccaagCACAGCACAACCTCTGCCCAAGCTATCCCTGACAGGCTTTTTTCAAGCTCTTGACAGCCCTAGAAGACCTCAGGGCAAGGTATTTCCACAGCTGCCCTTGGCAGTATTTCCAATTCGTAACTCACCTTTACAGTTTAAAACTTACTCTCAATCAAAACCTGTCTTACTAAACCCATTTCTACATCCTTCcgtggatttttttttcctaccatcTGCCTTTGTAAGGAGTTTCAGGACTTGTCTCCTTTAAGTTTCCCTTGCTACAAGCCACCCATATTCCTTCAGTCCTTCCTTTCACTGTAAGTATGTTCTCTCGGCCTTTTGCCTTTGTCCTTTGGGAAGTCTAATTTTTCCAAACTATTTTATGCAACATGAGAAGCTATGATGTTTTAGATGGGTTATTCCTGAATTTTGGGTTATTCCTTAGTGTATGCTCTGGTATATACACCCCCATGAGTGCTGCCTGTGATTTGTATGTAGCTTCTTAAGCACAAAAGTACCCGATGGCAGTTTCTACGTTCCAGATGGGAGAAAATCATCATCTAATGGATTATTTACAGGCTAAATTGTTTCTTCTTGTTGTAACATGTGCAGTGTAAATCCTATTGAAGTTTTTGAGCTGCTTGGACACAAATCTGTTCCTTGATAGGCTCCTGCAGTGCTGACCAGTTAAACCAGCTGGTAAAAAGGGGTTTTACTCAGCTACTGGTGAAAGAGAAACACAGTGGGCTCACAGTACAATCTCCCTCACAGGGTGCATCATCTCCTTCATCTGAGCAAGAAATCAAAGTTCTGCTTTGGTTTGACCTGAGCAATTTGCTGAAGTTTCACTGGTGGATGCTTCTGAAAAGGGCTTGGCGAGGTTCTGAACCGTGGAAATCCAGTAGCCCCAATGGTGATCTGTGGGATTTGAGCCAGACTGGATATGACCTTAGTCACAGGAGCTCCCAGGATAAGTTCCTAAAGTTGTCTGGCTCAGTTCGTGCAGCAGCAGATTCAGAAGATTTCCAGCTTAGTGCTGTTTTTTTTGTGGGCTGACTAATCCCTTCCAGGACAGCGTAGTGGAAGTGCTTGTTCataacaaatttatttttgatggCAAAGAACTGGCAGTAGTGACCCAGCTTAACAAAAATTGTCAAGCCACTTGGATCTTCAAGGAGATATTGCCAGCATGGCATGGGTGAAATACggagatttctctttttttctctttctgtctctttgtgCAATAATGGTACCAGGCATTGGCCGTAAATACAGGGAATTTTACAGCCCAATCACCAAAGCCAGAGCTatctcttctgaaaaaatattgctgttctGCTGCCTAGATTTAGGGGGGAGAACAAAGCTCTAGAAAATCATCTGTGAATCATACTAGCCCAGATCTTTTAGCAGCAGTGTTTGCAGGGCTGACTAACTCCGTGTGCAGATGTTAGGCTTTCTGGGTGCACAGCCAGCTGAACTGCTCAGTGAGGTTCCTTCTCTGCATGCAGACCCCGCAGCAATGACTCAGCCTGCCCACATCATGTGCTGGTTGTGCAGGCAGGTCTCCATCCAGCTCCCCTGGCAGGTGACTTGACTGAGTCAGCCACAGCAGGCAGGTGTTTGCATTCCCATGCCTGTGATTGCTTGCAGGTGGAAATGGAGTTATTTTTGGGAGCAAAGCAGTATTTCTTAGTCCTTTGCTAGCCTGGCACCTCTGTGAGCTGTGTGCGAGCTGTGTAGAGGTGCTTTTCTGTGAGATGAGTAATCAGAGTCTTGCTCAgattacaggaaaaaaggaagaacctTTTATGTGCTACGCTttgttggtggtgttttttaaatatcaaagcTGAGGGAgccattttctgtctttttctttcttttccttagcacagcagctccttcttctggagctttctgcttgctttctgcTGAGAGCAGTTATGGGCTTGGTGTCCTGCAAAGttaaagaggaaagaagcaCCATGAATCTGCATTGCCGAAGTGAGAGTGCTGATGGTCTCAGATGTCCTGAGTGTATTTGGGTTACTGGTGGTGTCCAACAGTAATGTTTTCACTTGATGCCCAGTGGTGCAGCAGCTGATACGTGTTGAATAACACAGGATGGTTGGCAGGGTTGTTCATGAATTAAACCtctgctggcagcctgcagtGTCCACAGGAGAGCTCGTGTCTGGGCTGAGGGCGTTGGCCACTGTGTTGTGCTCTGTGCTGATTTGGGACAATGACTTTGCACTGTGTTCTGACTGGTTCTGTATTACGATTAACAGGATGCTTGGCCACATACCTGCTGCTCCCTTCTCTGCTCTCAGTGGCCCAAACTGAGACATTCTGACAggtgaagtttttcttttagctCCAACAAAAGGCAGGAGCCTCCAAAGACTCCGACCACCCCCAAAATCACCACCTTCCCTCCGGCCCCCATCACCTGCGACGCTGTGCGCAACAAATGCAGGGAGatgctgacagcagctctgcaggctgatGGTAAGTGCTGGGGGAAGCCCTGCATTGCCTCAAGTGCTTCACAGCTCCTGGAGCATTCTGACAGAGACTGTCAATGCAAGCTCAGCTTAGGCACAGTGTTCAGGAGCAGCCTTGTCAAATGATTATTGCCAGCAGCTCAGTCTAGCCACTGGTCACCCCTTTGATGAACTGGCTGCTGTTGCAGTGTTTTCAGACACTTACACAGGGACCTGGCTTGAGCTGGAGGTATGATAATGTGTCAGGCAATGGCTGATAAGAACATGGGATAACTTGGGGTCTTCTGCTCTGCAACACAGGGTGGTCTGTGCAGAAGTTTAATCTTTCAGGTGTGCAGGGATTTGCTTCACTTTCTAGGGCTTTTCTGATTGTTGTCTTCCCTGTCACTCTTGGGGCACAAAGTGAAGCTGTAACTTGGTGCATGGACTTTGTAGGAATGGTGCTTATTCCAGTCAGCATCTGCTGTCAGACTCTGCTGCCTTTGTAGACAGGAGCTCCTTAAATATCGTGGTCCTCTGGATCTGGGGTGGAACAGGTCCCTCTTACATTCAGACTGTGCCATCTCAAGTGAGAGGCAACTGCAGGTGTTCAGCATCTCTGGAAGTTTGAGCATCTGGTTGTGTCCACATTGCAGATCCCTTTAAAAAATTGGGGTCTAAGCACTGCAGTCTCTTATTAATTTGGAGCCAAGGAATGTAGATGACAGATGGAGAAGTTCATGAGGTCTTTATTTCTAGCCTTCCTGTGCATGTGTTTATGTGCTGCATTAaatgctctgcacagctcttaCAAAAACCCTTTCCGTATGAAATCTTGGAAAGAGTTCCCTTGAGCCTTTCCCTAAGCTCAGCTGTGCCCTACCTTCCCTGCTTTATGGTGTTGGTTACCATACTGGCTGTCCAAATCTGTGGCAGCTATGCACTCTATATGATGCTGTTTAACTGGTGTGTAGGAGAAGAGGGGAGGAGCAGACAGTCCTGAGGTGAGATGAGAAAGGAAGGCTTGATCCTCATGCTGCACACCTCCAGACAGTCCCAGATGGCTGGTCTGAGTTACTTCTCATTGAGGTGAATGTCTGATGAAACTCAATTCCTGCCTATATATGTTGGATTTCAATTATATTAAGAATATATTGGAAAACTAAGTTCTTGGGCCAAGGCTGTTGTTAGCTTTGTCTCATGGAGTCCATATCTCAGAGAGGCACAGGGCACAGACTGCCTGGATTAATCTGTTTTCATCACTGCCCTTTTCCAAAGGGTCAGAGAATAGCAAGAGCAAAGGCCAAGATGCCATTTGATGGGAAGAGCATGTGAATCAGAACAGCAAACTGTCCAGGTTTGTAGCTCAGAAATACTGAGCCTGGGGAGCCCTGGCCTGGTTGGAAGCCACTGAGCTCCTGTTTCTGCTGTCTTACAGACGACTACATCGCCATCGGCGCTGACTGCGAGCACATAGCGGCCCAGATTGAAGAGTATATCCTTGCTGTACAGTGCTTCCTCGAGGGCCTGCATGCCTCCAGCAGTGAAATCCATGTGctcaaaggaaaaatgggaCTGTCTGTGCATAAATGTTCTGCTGCAGCTTGTCAGGGTTCTGGATCTGGTTCCAGCTCTGATTGGCTGAGTCCTGGGTCACTAAGGAGCTACCAGTGTGGAATTGGGAGCTGTAATCCCTAGCTTTTCCCTCCCATCAGAGTGCTGTTTCCTGTTTTTGATTCTGCACTTCCTGTGGTCCCTGTTGGAGGAGAGTGTGTGGATCTAGACAAAAGCAATGGAAGGGATGGAGCAATGAGGATCAAGTTCCATGTTGATGTGAGATAAACCAGGAGTTTGCTTGATTTGGGAACTGTGGGGTTGGAGGTGCAGCTGGGTTTTCCCAGTGGAGGGGTTAGTGGCTGCCTTGCTGAGAGAAAGGGCAGATTGTAGAACCTGAGCATAGCTGAATATTTCCAGCACAGTGAAAAAGCCCAAGCTGGAAACCCCTGGACTTTGGGATTGTATAAACCTGCTTTTAAATCCAGCACTGACCTCTCAgagcagatgctgctgttgGGTCCCAGCATCTCCGTCCTGGCAGTGGATGACACTCCCTGCTCTTCATGGGTGGCTGGGAAGTGCTTGATGCCTCTGGGTTGGTTGCAGGCTCCTTGACTGCCCTTACGCATCTACCAGGATGTCAAGAACACTGACATGAAATACAAAAACCGCGTGAGGAGCCGCATCTCCAACCTGAAGGACTCCAAAAATCCTGAGCTGAAAAAGAACGTGCTGTGTGGGGCCATCACCCCTGAGCAGATCGCGGTGATGACCTCGGAGGTGAGGGAGCCTGAGGAGCAGGGTTTGCTTCTCAGAGGGGATGTGTCCTGAGGCTTAGCTGCAGGCAaagggctgggctgctgccagggTTGCAGATTTCTCAGTAGCTGCTGCCAGAGTGCATGGAGTATGCTAGTGATGGCATTTGCAGTGTGGAGAGTGGTTTGTTGGGCCTTCACGTCATCTTGAGGCCCTGGGTATAAAGCAGAAACCAGAATTGGAACAGGCTTTCTGTCTTAATACCCATCTGTCTGGCTGCCCTGTCCTGTTGGCTGTTTCCACTGTAGTGGGTGTGGTAGTAAAACTGGGCAGATGtgattttattgcctttttttttttttttgaaaggaaatggcCAGTAATGAGCTGAAAGAGATCAGGAAAGCCATGACAAAAGAAGCAATCCGGGAGCATCAGATGGCCAAGACAGGAGGGACACAGACTGACCTCTTCACCTGTGGAAAATGCAAGAAGAAGAACTGCACCTACACCCAGGTTGGTTTTCCTGCTCCTGTCTTGGCCTCTGCACAGGACACGATCCGTCACGGTTGTGAGCTCGGACTGCTCCGTGACAGGCCCTACAGCACAGCACAAATTTTGCTACTGGTGGACAGAAAACACTCGAGGCTGTCTAAAATGTACTTTTGCATGTTTCCGTGAGCTTGTGTAACTCTTTGGCTCAGTTGTACAAGAGCAGGAGTTGTGCAGCACTAAGGAAGCTTTCAAAAGTGCAGCAGTGCTCTATACTGAAAGCaggtgctgggaatgctgggatTCAGACAAGAAAGGAGTGGGTAGTAtagaggagaggctgcagaaacTGAGTCAGATATGTTGATGGTACTAAAAGTACAAATTAAGAATATAGATAACCTGCAGCTGGATAAGTCCCAACTTATTTAAATTCAAATAGGATGAAATGGGtgaaacaaaaggaataaataaagcTGTGATGTGAGCagacagaggatttttttcccccatggcCAGCTGCTGGAAGCCTTGTGCATTACCAGTGCTTTTTAGCTCACATGTTCGTGCCAGGCATCTGGAGATAAATGTGCCTTTGCTGTGAGTCACTGGTTTAGAATGTGCAGATACCCAAAAATGCACCAGCAGCCACCAGATTGCTGCTGAGTGACTGCGCACAAACTGCGTGTGCAAGTGCCGGGTGAGACTGCTGCATCTGCTTGGACTTGACATACAAACAcatggaaagaggaggagatCCAGGAATCTGACCAGGGAGTTTCCtttggctcagcagcagccttgcATCCCACAGTGCTCCCTGTAAGCAttcctgggctgtcccagcacATGGGACTGTCTCCACCTATAGTGGACTGGAGTTTGACTGCCTGGAATTTGAGCAGGAGACAACAGTGTCTTCTAAATAGAAATATCAGgaggttttctgtattttgatttgttttctagTGAAATCACTAGTAGGTGATGAGATGTTGTAAGTTCATCCCAAGTAGATGAACTGGCATTTATGAGCATGCTGGAAGCAGGCAGTAAAGGGGGAGAATTACAGACTTTAGCTATCCACCATTCTTGCAAAAATGGTTAATTTGCATCATGCAAATACTGTGACTCTTGCACATTGGGTAATTACACATGTAGATCATCATAATCACCCCTCGGCACAGTTCTGCCTGACTAGTGTAGGGAGTACCAGTGTTTTCAGTCTCGATCTGCCTTGTGGTATTCAAATGCCACGAAAATCTGGTTTTTAGTAAAGTATGTGTTTCTGGCAAGAGCCAGTCAGAGGCAGCAATCACATCTGGGTTAAATATCAGAGTTCCTTAATGGCTCAAACACAAACCAGACTGGAACTGTGCAGAACCTGGTAACCCAGAGTGTGTTCCTGTGAGGCCAGGATGTAGGACTGGTCTGTAAATGGGAATGGCTTGAGTGCTTTTTTATGCATTGCTGTGGAGCATGGGCTTGGGACTGAGGGGTTTGTCATGGCACTGCTGGCCACATCCCTTCCTGGGGACAGTTTGGGGAGGGATTGGGTATGTCCACTGCCAGAGTCACCTGCAAGGAATGGGCAGCAGATTGGGTGAGGAGGGAAATATACTGCCCCAAAACTTGTCACTCAGGTAATGTCAGGCTGGAGAGGGTCATGATGTGTGTACAGATGTGTATCTGTGTGTAGCACAACCACCAGACTTACTTTACTGGAAAGCTCCTTTTGCTGTCCCAAGCCTCAGTCTCGTTGATTTTGTGAGCCCAGCATGAATCCCTGGAGGCCAGAGGGACAGGGCCATGTGTGGTGCTCAGCTCTCACCTCCCTTCTGTCCCCCCAGGTGCAGACCCGCAGCTCCGATGAGCCCATGACCACCTTTGTCGTGTGCAACGAGTGTGGGAATCGCTGGAAGGTAGCGCACCAGGGCTATTGCTGGCACTGAGGGGTGTTGGGGTGGCTGCACCCACCATGCTTCAGGCACTTGGCTGCTGCTCAGACGTGCTTGCCAAACCCTCACTGGCTCTAGAGAGCGATCTTTCCTCTCAGCACAGAGGCAAGAGCTCCTGGGTTCATCCCATCTCTGCAGATCAGCTGGGGTCAAGTCTCACTTCCACATACCCTGCTCTGTCCTCATATCCTTCTTCCATAACCTG
The nucleotide sequence above comes from Corvus cornix cornix isolate S_Up_H32 chromosome 20, ASM73873v5, whole genome shotgun sequence. Encoded proteins:
- the TCEA2 gene encoding transcription elongation factor A protein 2 isoform X1, which produces MGGEDEIVRIARRLDKMVAKKNAEGAMDLLKELKSMPMTLDLLQSTRIGMSVNALRKQSTDEEVISLAKSLIKSWKKLLDASEEKNEEKKKSLSLPTSSSKETGNSRDQSSNKRQEPPKTPTTPKITTFPPAPITCDAVRNKCREMLTAALQADDDYIAIGADCEHIAAQIEECIYQDVKNTDMKYKNRVRSRISNLKDSKNPELKKNVLCGAITPEQIAVMTSEEMASNELKEIRKAMTKEAIREHQMAKTGGTQTDLFTCGKCKKKNCTYTQVQTRSSDEPMTTFVVCNECGNRWKVAHQGYCWH
- the TCEA2 gene encoding transcription elongation factor A protein 2 isoform X2; this encodes MGGEDEIVRIARRLDKMVAKKNAEGAMDLLKELKSMPMTLDLLQSTRIGMSVNALRKQSTDEEVISLAKSLIKSWKKLLDASEEKNEEKKKSLSLPTSSSKETGNSRDQSSNKRQEPPKTPTTPKITTFPPAPITCDAVRNKCREMLTAALQADDDYIAIGADCEHIAAQIEECIYQDVKNTDMKYKNRVRSRISNLKDSKNPELKKNVLCGAITPEQIAVMTSEEMASNELKEIRKAMTKEAIREHQMAKTGGTQTDLFTCGKCKKKNCTYTQVQTRSSDEPMTTFVVCNECGNRWKFC
- the TCEA2 gene encoding transcription elongation factor A protein 2 isoform X3, encoding MEEGAMDLLKELKSMPMTLDLLQSTRIGMSVNALRKQSTDEEVISLAKSLIKSWKKLLDASEEKNEEKKKSLSLPTSSSKETGNSRDQSSNKRQEPPKTPTTPKITTFPPAPITCDAVRNKCREMLTAALQADDDYIAIGADCEHIAAQIEECIYQDVKNTDMKYKNRVRSRISNLKDSKNPELKKNVLCGAITPEQIAVMTSEEMASNELKEIRKAMTKEAIREHQMAKTGGTQTDLFTCGKCKKKNCTYTQVQTRSSDEPMTTFVVCNECGNRWKFC
- the TCEA2 gene encoding transcription elongation factor A protein 2 isoform X4, whose amino-acid sequence is MDLLKELKSMPMTLDLLQSTRIGMSVNALRKQSTDEEVISLAKSLIKSWKKLLDASEEKNEEKKKSLSLPTSSSKETGNSRDQSSNKRQEPPKTPTTPKITTFPPAPITCDAVRNKCREMLTAALQADDDYIAIGADCEHIAAQIEECIYQDVKNTDMKYKNRVRSRISNLKDSKNPELKKNVLCGAITPEQIAVMTSEEMASNELKEIRKAMTKEAIREHQMAKTGGTQTDLFTCGKCKKKNCTYTQVQTRSSDEPMTTFVVCNECGNRWKFC